The Coregonus clupeaformis isolate EN_2021a unplaced genomic scaffold, ASM2061545v1 scaf0576, whole genome shotgun sequence genome has a window encoding:
- the LOC123485117 gene encoding olfactory receptor 8I2-like, producing the protein MTIEFNSSQEIVFVLHGLNVTQTNKHIYFVFTLILYLFTIFVNLTLIVTIFLEKMLHDPMYLYLCNLCINGIYGASAFYPKILYDLLFESHVITYIGCMTQILVIYSYVFCEFTSLTVMAYDRYVAICKPLQYHSIMTTRKVWTLLLLTWLFSWLESSIGMGITARLPLCGLDIDKLYCSNWAIVKLSCVDTTLNNLYGFILTFSHISQTILILISYVNIIKASLRSRVERKKFMQTCLPHLITLTNFTISLTFDVMFARYGSNTSLLALRNIMAVEFLVVPPLVNPMIYGMKLTQIRNRVGQMFNRKVAALT; encoded by the coding sequence ATGACAATAGAGTTCAACTCCTCCCAGGAGATAGTGTTTGTGCTGCATGGACTGAACgtgacacagacaaacaaacacatcTACTTTGTATTTACTCTCATCCTATACCTCTTCACTATTTTTGTGAATTTGACACTGATCGTTACCATTTTTCTGGAGAAAATGTTGCATGACCCTATGTATTTATACCTCTGTAATCTGTGTATTAATGGTATCTATGGCGCTTCAGCTTTCTACCCAAAGATACTTTATGACCTTTTATTTGAATCTCATGTGATAACATACATAGGGTGCATGACCCAGATATTAGTCATCTACTCCTATGTTTTCTGTGAATTCACCAGCTTGACAGTGATGGCATATGACAGGTATGTTGCCATCTGCAAGCCGCTACAATACCACTCTATCATGACTACTCGAAAAGTGTGGACACTGCTACTTCTTACTTGGCTTTTCTCATGGCTAGAAAGTAGCATTGGGATGGGAATAACAGCAAGGTTACCCCTCTGTGGCCTCGACATCGATAAACTCTACTGCTCAAACTGGGCCATCGTGAAGCTCTCATGCGTTGACACCACTCTGAACAACCTCTACGGCTTCATTCTCACTTTTTCTCACATCTCTCAAACGATACTCATCCTGATTTCTTACGTGAACATCATCAAAGCCTCTTTGCGTTCCCGGGTGGAGAGGAAGAAGTTCATGCAGACCTGTCTGCCTCACCTGATTACCCTAACTAACTTCACCATATCCCTCACCTTCGATGTGATGTTCGCTCGCTACGGTAGCAACACCAGCCTGCTGGCCCTGAGGAATATCATGGCGGTGGAGTTCCTAGTTGTGCCTCCTCTAGTGAACCCTATGATATATGGGATGAAACTCACTCAGATTCGGAATAGAGTTGGACAGATGTTTAACCGTAAAGTTGCTGCCCTGACCTAA